One segment of Acropora muricata isolate sample 2 chromosome 8, ASM3666990v1, whole genome shotgun sequence DNA contains the following:
- the LOC136925756 gene encoding uncharacterized protein isoform X2 — MSGATEPPVLKYGRSSEFGVVLDFIQTMISNDTLRQDFNIPHLVMVGRQNMAKTTLINRLIGRYLLPMRRNETANTLQARTTYPIILNLRNGPKTKVEVRCESMPEIGGEEEDPTDDKVEQFLNQVSDRLPKEPGTPISKTPVNVTLHGPSLTTLTLVDLPGVHFANDDQRMNDVTQQLVLEYIKKNTKSIIVIVSEVGDPTGDSAINLVMKQAQDFRTRTICVLTKPDKLRREDDMGKRVALNKSNFTLEDGRFIVLRGKDGTDPNEKDWDAEMTQIKEKEWFARHPHYKDIQHLCGIERLMECMISLLANKMIDDIPELVNEMKKRKIEVEKELDSLAKSEVPESNEKKGELVMKLKKNLIFELNKLLFNNTSDSKGGEEVRKLFRTFQDDVFKVNPLYLRSDDEIRDKQEKIEGVAAPLGDSSENSQLIEKLLYEKYQGMKTVHVDGKESRPLIPVDAPVDQLLPMSEALVNNVQKTLCDIVRDATNKSLSEFPALKKAVKAKVVNKIFDTKRDQTIEFIKQFLEMQKMSTDVVFAPVPLPNELDIWYGTLLNNSNRDRVSYAGISKTMDHMKELSPKLYPDDVARAIKSTGSIRNDKEIEKMKRIKTNLVRCFNVIKMNVCDTVPRCIRHFFITKLVDGLNSALEKEDLVQFLQEKPEICEERKSLRKKLQGLEQALPMTDEVLEKLLHLTQGPSKGKNLQC; from the exons ATGTCAGGCGCAACAGAACCACCTGTTTTGAAATATGGTCGCAGCAGCGAGTTTGGCGTCGTGTTGGATTTCATCCAAACTATGATAAGCAACGATACTCTTCGCCAAGACTTTAATATCCCCCATTTGGTGATGGTGGGCCGGCAAAACATGGCGAAAACAACGCTTATAAACCGGTTGATTGGTCGTTATCTACTTCCCATGCGACGTAATGAAACAGCCAATACGCTTCAAGCGCGTACCACGTATCCCATAATACTCAATCTCCGAAATGGCCCGAAGACAAAAGTAGAGGTGAGATGTGAAAGCATGCCAGAAATCGGAGGGGAAGAGGAAGATCCTACAGACGATAAAGTGGAGCAGTTTCTCAACCAAGTTTCGGATCGCCTTCCCAAAGAACCAGGAACGCCGATATCCAAGACCCCAGTCAATGTAACTTTACATG GCCCCAGTCTCACGACCCTGACATTGGTGGACCTTCCCGGCGTGCACTTCGCCAATGATGACCAACGAATGAATGACGTCACACAACAACTGGTGCTGGAGTACATTAAAAAGAACACAAAGAGCATCATTGTGATCGTGTCCGAAGTAGGGGACCCCACTGGCGACAGCGCCATCAATCTTGTCATGAAGCAGGCCCAAGATTTCAGGACACGCACCATCTGCGTTTTAACCAAGCCGGACAAATTGAGAAGGGAAGATGACATGGGAAAGAGAGTAGCCTTGAATAAATCAAACTTCACCCTGGAAGACGGTCGTTTTATTGTCCTCAGAG GCAAAGATGGTACGGACCCCAACGAGAAGGATTGGGACGCAGAAATGACTCAGATAAAAGAGAAAGAGTGGTTCGCGAGACATCCTCACTACAAAGACATTCAGCACCTGTGTGGAATAGAGCGACTCATGGAGTGCATGATATCCTTGTTGGCAAACAAAATGATCGATGACATTCCTGAATTAGTAAATGagatgaagaaaagaaaaatagag GTGGAAAAGGAACTCGATAGCCTTGCCAAGAGCGAGGTGCCAGAGTCAAACGAGAAGAAAGGAGAACTGGTCATGAAACTAAAAAAGAATCTGATCTTCGAGCTGAACAAGCTGCTGTTTAACAACACGTCCGACAGTAAGGGAGGCGAAGAAGTCAGGAAATTATTCAGAACATTCCAAGATGACGTTTTTAAG GTAAATCCCCTGTATCTTCGAAGTGATGACGAGATAAGAGATAAGCAAGAGAAGATCGAAGGAGTTGCAGCTCCTCTTGGAGACAGCAGCGAAAACAGTCAACTAATTGAGAAACTCTTGTACGAGAAATATCAAGGGATGAAAACGGTTCATGTTGACGGAAAAG aatcAAGGCCTCTCATTCCGGTAGACGCTCCAGTGGATCAATTATTGCCCATGTCTGAAGCCCTCGTGAACAACGTGCAGAAAACGTTATGTGACATAGTGCGAGATGCCACCAATAAAAGCTTGTCTGAGTTTCCAGCGCTAAAGAAAGCAGTAAAAGCCAAAGTGGTGAACAAGATTTTTGACACCAAACGCGATCAGACGATCGAGTTTATCAAGCAGTTTCTTGAGATGCAGAAGATGAGCACTGATGTTGTGTTTGCTCCAGTTCCCCTTCCAAACGAGTTAGATATATGGTATGGCACGCTTCTGAACAATTCAAACAGGGATAGAGTAAGCTATGCCGGCATTTCCAAAACCATGGACCACATGAAAGAACTCTCCCCGAAGCTGTACCCAGATGACGTCGCTAGAGCCATCAAAAGTACAGGATCCATCCGTAACGACAAG GAAATCGAGAAAATGAAGAGGATAAAAACGAATTTGGTGCGTTGCTTTAACGTGATAAAGATGAATGTGTGTGATACTGTCCCGCGCTGTATACGTCATTTCTTTATCACCAAACTTGTAGATGGCCTTAACTCCGCCTTAGAAAAGGAAGACTTGGTCCAGTTCTTACAAGAGAAACCGGAAATATGTGAAGAGAGGAAGTCGCTCCGGAAGAAACTGCAGGGTCTTGAACAGGCTTTGCCCATGACCGACGAGGTGCTGGAGAAACTCTTGCACTTGACTCAGGGTCCATCCAAGGGCAAGAATCTTCAGTGTTAA
- the LOC136925757 gene encoding protein will die slowly-like has translation MFVMADKEDELKFTSNEIKKFRKKLRQIKNLEELDRDLSEEELLKISKKDEFRSKVQHLVAKFEELKSDAQKMETEQTHVEAALIDQEEQRANESTELLAETNGNSHEDAPIEIPEQDINEATVSQADDQAFVLEARPAIRIPDVVLEAQTRRAPLLPSDSMTMRFHVRNFEGHNDTIYGVDCQGSVLVSGGRDTMLKFWNADTGREIKSMGGHSGTITSVLLVPKENNASSPGMQTEQYSVLTGSKDCSMKIWSLAKGQITRSMYAFSPVECLDCNCNNITAAGLEGGKVELWDLESGTSLRSVRGHDEDAVTAIKFQDDRVVSGSACGVVKIWDVRDNSLKPVMSSEHTSACNATEGVTVKPRRVRCLATTHDAVYWGDDGVNMKAMDLKTGKLRKIRNHVTEFGCTGAMATTGKCLVSAGYDLDRGNGYLNVRSLPSEEYLATVDDENTGCITCLSCTETTSDKVTLHRMCSGGLELKVWDQLPRSKVKKRTRPETDDVYVSAKHVRRYGLPDISDTESSEEDEDQPEGDDSDDDDVSNTGSTSQSWCAIS, from the exons ATGTTTGTAATGGCCGACAAAGAAGACGAGCTAAAATTCACGTCCAATGAAATCAAGAAATTTCGGAAGAAGCTTCGCCAGATAAAGAATCTCGAGGAACTAGATCGTGATCTTTCAGAGGAGGAACTTTTGAAG ATTTCTAAGAAAGATGAATTTCGCTCCAAAGTTCAGCATCTGGTAGCAAAGTTTGAGGAATTGAAGTCTGATGCACAAAAAATGGAAACCGAACAAACGCACGTTGAAGCAGCTTTGATCGATCAAGAGGAACAAAGAGCCAATGAAAGCACAGAACTTTTAGCAGAGACCAACGGCAACAGCCATGAGGATGCTCCCATTGAGATTCCTGAGCAGGATATAAATGAGGCTACCGTAAGTCAAGCTGATGACCAAGCCTTTGTGTTAGAAGCTCGCCCAGCTATTCGTATTCCAGATGTAGTGTTAGAGGCCCAGACCCGGAGAGCACCTCTTTTGCCGTCTGATAGCATGACCATGAGATTTCATGTCAGGAATTTTGAGGGCCACAATGACACCATTTATGGTGTTGATTGTCAAGGATCTGTTCTGGTGTCTGGAGG GCGGGACAcgatgctgaaattttggaatgCAGACACTGGCCGAGAGATTAAAAGCATGGGTGGACATTCAGGAACAATAACATCGGTGTTGCTTGTACCAAAAGAGAACAACG cTTCATCGCCTGGCATGCAAACTGAACAATACTCCGTGCTGACAGGCTCAAAAGATTGTTCCATGAAAATATGGTCTCTCGCGAAAG GGCAAATCACAAGGTCGATGTACGCATTTTCTCCCGTGGAATGCCTGGATTGTAACTGTAACAATATAACTGCAGCTGGTTTAG AGGGTGGGAAGGTGGAGTTATGGGATCTGGAGTCGGGAACTTCTTTGAGATCTGTACGAGGTCACGACGAAGATGCTGTAACAGCTATCAAG TTCCAGGACGACCGGGTGGTCAGCGGCTCAGCTTGCGGGGTGGTCAAAATTTGGGACGTTCGTGACAATTCTCTCAAGCCTGTAATGAGCTCAGAGCATACCTCTGCGTGTAACGCCACCGAAGGCGTCACTGTTAAACCAAGACGCGTGCGCTGCTTAGCTACGACTCACGACGCGGTGTATTGGGGAGATGACGGAGTGAACATGAAAGCAATGGATTTAAAGACAG GTAAACTTCGCAAGATTCGTAACCACGTGACAGAGTTTGGATGTACCGGTGCCATGGCAACCACTGGCAAGTGTCTTGTGAGCGCGGGCTATGACTTGGATCGTGGAAATGGATATCTGAATG TTCGCAGTCTTCCCTCCGAGGAATACTTGGCAACCGTTGATGACGAAAACACTGGTTGTATCACGTGCTTATCGTGCACCGAGACGACGAGTGACAAGGTGACGCTTCACAGGATGTGCTCGGGAGGACTGGAGCTGAAAGTATGGGATCAGTTGCCGAGGTCAAAGGTCAAGAAGCGTACCAG ACCGGAAACTGATGACGTGTACGTCTCGGCGAAACACGTTCGCCGTTACGGTCTCCCCGATATTAGTGATACGGAGAGTAGCGAAGAGGACGAGGACCAACCGGAAGGAGATGATTCTGATGACGATGACGTCAGTAACACCGGAAGTACATCACAATCTTGGTGCGCGATATCATAA
- the LOC136925756 gene encoding uncharacterized protein isoform X1 gives MIAFLRTPNFNMSGATEPPVLKYGRSSEFGVVLDFIQTMISNDTLRQDFNIPHLVMVGRQNMAKTTLINRLIGRYLLPMRRNETANTLQARTTYPIILNLRNGPKTKVEVRCESMPEIGGEEEDPTDDKVEQFLNQVSDRLPKEPGTPISKTPVNVTLHGPSLTTLTLVDLPGVHFANDDQRMNDVTQQLVLEYIKKNTKSIIVIVSEVGDPTGDSAINLVMKQAQDFRTRTICVLTKPDKLRREDDMGKRVALNKSNFTLEDGRFIVLRGKDGTDPNEKDWDAEMTQIKEKEWFARHPHYKDIQHLCGIERLMECMISLLANKMIDDIPELVNEMKKRKIEVEKELDSLAKSEVPESNEKKGELVMKLKKNLIFELNKLLFNNTSDSKGGEEVRKLFRTFQDDVFKVNPLYLRSDDEIRDKQEKIEGVAAPLGDSSENSQLIEKLLYEKYQGMKTVHVDGKESRPLIPVDAPVDQLLPMSEALVNNVQKTLCDIVRDATNKSLSEFPALKKAVKAKVVNKIFDTKRDQTIEFIKQFLEMQKMSTDVVFAPVPLPNELDIWYGTLLNNSNRDRVSYAGISKTMDHMKELSPKLYPDDVARAIKSTGSIRNDKEIEKMKRIKTNLVRCFNVIKMNVCDTVPRCIRHFFITKLVDGLNSALEKEDLVQFLQEKPEICEERKSLRKKLQGLEQALPMTDEVLEKLLHLTQGPSKGKNLQC, from the exons ATGATAGCGTTTTTAAG GACACCCAATTTCAACATGTCAGGCGCAACAGAACCACCTGTTTTGAAATATGGTCGCAGCAGCGAGTTTGGCGTCGTGTTGGATTTCATCCAAACTATGATAAGCAACGATACTCTTCGCCAAGACTTTAATATCCCCCATTTGGTGATGGTGGGCCGGCAAAACATGGCGAAAACAACGCTTATAAACCGGTTGATTGGTCGTTATCTACTTCCCATGCGACGTAATGAAACAGCCAATACGCTTCAAGCGCGTACCACGTATCCCATAATACTCAATCTCCGAAATGGCCCGAAGACAAAAGTAGAGGTGAGATGTGAAAGCATGCCAGAAATCGGAGGGGAAGAGGAAGATCCTACAGACGATAAAGTGGAGCAGTTTCTCAACCAAGTTTCGGATCGCCTTCCCAAAGAACCAGGAACGCCGATATCCAAGACCCCAGTCAATGTAACTTTACATG GCCCCAGTCTCACGACCCTGACATTGGTGGACCTTCCCGGCGTGCACTTCGCCAATGATGACCAACGAATGAATGACGTCACACAACAACTGGTGCTGGAGTACATTAAAAAGAACACAAAGAGCATCATTGTGATCGTGTCCGAAGTAGGGGACCCCACTGGCGACAGCGCCATCAATCTTGTCATGAAGCAGGCCCAAGATTTCAGGACACGCACCATCTGCGTTTTAACCAAGCCGGACAAATTGAGAAGGGAAGATGACATGGGAAAGAGAGTAGCCTTGAATAAATCAAACTTCACCCTGGAAGACGGTCGTTTTATTGTCCTCAGAG GCAAAGATGGTACGGACCCCAACGAGAAGGATTGGGACGCAGAAATGACTCAGATAAAAGAGAAAGAGTGGTTCGCGAGACATCCTCACTACAAAGACATTCAGCACCTGTGTGGAATAGAGCGACTCATGGAGTGCATGATATCCTTGTTGGCAAACAAAATGATCGATGACATTCCTGAATTAGTAAATGagatgaagaaaagaaaaatagag GTGGAAAAGGAACTCGATAGCCTTGCCAAGAGCGAGGTGCCAGAGTCAAACGAGAAGAAAGGAGAACTGGTCATGAAACTAAAAAAGAATCTGATCTTCGAGCTGAACAAGCTGCTGTTTAACAACACGTCCGACAGTAAGGGAGGCGAAGAAGTCAGGAAATTATTCAGAACATTCCAAGATGACGTTTTTAAG GTAAATCCCCTGTATCTTCGAAGTGATGACGAGATAAGAGATAAGCAAGAGAAGATCGAAGGAGTTGCAGCTCCTCTTGGAGACAGCAGCGAAAACAGTCAACTAATTGAGAAACTCTTGTACGAGAAATATCAAGGGATGAAAACGGTTCATGTTGACGGAAAAG aatcAAGGCCTCTCATTCCGGTAGACGCTCCAGTGGATCAATTATTGCCCATGTCTGAAGCCCTCGTGAACAACGTGCAGAAAACGTTATGTGACATAGTGCGAGATGCCACCAATAAAAGCTTGTCTGAGTTTCCAGCGCTAAAGAAAGCAGTAAAAGCCAAAGTGGTGAACAAGATTTTTGACACCAAACGCGATCAGACGATCGAGTTTATCAAGCAGTTTCTTGAGATGCAGAAGATGAGCACTGATGTTGTGTTTGCTCCAGTTCCCCTTCCAAACGAGTTAGATATATGGTATGGCACGCTTCTGAACAATTCAAACAGGGATAGAGTAAGCTATGCCGGCATTTCCAAAACCATGGACCACATGAAAGAACTCTCCCCGAAGCTGTACCCAGATGACGTCGCTAGAGCCATCAAAAGTACAGGATCCATCCGTAACGACAAG GAAATCGAGAAAATGAAGAGGATAAAAACGAATTTGGTGCGTTGCTTTAACGTGATAAAGATGAATGTGTGTGATACTGTCCCGCGCTGTATACGTCATTTCTTTATCACCAAACTTGTAGATGGCCTTAACTCCGCCTTAGAAAAGGAAGACTTGGTCCAGTTCTTACAAGAGAAACCGGAAATATGTGAAGAGAGGAAGTCGCTCCGGAAGAAACTGCAGGGTCTTGAACAGGCTTTGCCCATGACCGACGAGGTGCTGGAGAAACTCTTGCACTTGACTCAGGGTCCATCCAAGGGCAAGAATCTTCAGTGTTAA